One Acetobacterium sp. KB-1 DNA segment encodes these proteins:
- a CDS encoding lipopolysaccharide biosynthesis protein: protein MDDKQIKSKVIASLVWKFLERLGTQGIQFIVQIILARLILPEEYGTIALIAIFISFANVFVQYGFNTALIQKKDANESDFSSVFFLSLAVAGVFYVALFFGAPLMAGYFENKMLTPLLRVLSLTLFLGGLNSIQNAVVARNLAFRKLFYSSLGAVVVSGIVGIAMAYNGFGAWALVAQQLTNQFIVALILWFTVKWRPGFIFSLASLKGLFSYGWKLLVSALINMLYTNIQSLFVAKIYNPAMLGYFNRGQQFPSLIVANINGSIQSVMFPALALKQDNLHRVKEMVRRAIVTSAFFIFPMMVGLAVIAEPLVIILLTEKWLPCVPFLQISCAAYALLPIHTANLQAINALGRSDIFLKLEIIKNAVSLVILGISLFYGIYAIAAGMFFSSVASSFINAYPNKMLLDYSYMQQMKDVMPSLLLSVVMGIIIYFVSWFNMTPGLTLIIQVTIGISFYFGMAKLLNFECLTYLLVTGKELLVNRNKRK from the coding sequence ATGGATGATAAGCAAATAAAATCTAAAGTGATTGCATCTTTAGTCTGGAAATTTTTGGAGCGACTGGGAACTCAGGGAATACAATTTATTGTACAAATTATCCTGGCCCGTCTTATCTTGCCAGAAGAATATGGAACAATTGCCTTAATTGCAATATTTATTTCATTTGCGAATGTGTTTGTTCAATACGGATTTAACACTGCGTTGATACAAAAGAAAGATGCAAATGAATCGGATTTCTCATCCGTGTTTTTCTTAAGTCTAGCCGTTGCCGGGGTGTTTTATGTGGCCTTGTTTTTTGGGGCGCCACTGATGGCTGGATATTTTGAGAATAAAATGCTTACACCACTACTTCGGGTCTTATCACTTACACTGTTTTTAGGCGGCTTGAATTCAATTCAAAATGCAGTGGTCGCCAGAAATCTGGCATTCAGAAAACTGTTTTACAGCAGTTTAGGGGCGGTTGTGGTTTCTGGGATAGTCGGTATTGCAATGGCCTACAATGGCTTTGGAGCATGGGCGTTAGTGGCTCAGCAGCTAACTAATCAATTCATTGTGGCTTTGATTCTATGGTTTACAGTGAAGTGGCGGCCAGGTTTTATTTTCTCCTTAGCAAGTTTAAAGGGGCTTTTTTCATATGGTTGGAAGTTATTAGTTTCAGCGCTCATCAATATGTTATACACCAATATCCAAAGTTTATTCGTCGCAAAAATATATAATCCGGCCATGTTGGGCTATTTTAACCGCGGGCAACAATTTCCGTCACTAATTGTCGCAAATATTAATGGCTCAATCCAATCGGTTATGTTCCCAGCCCTTGCCCTCAAACAAGATAATTTGCATCGCGTTAAAGAAATGGTTAGAAGAGCGATCGTTACCAGTGCGTTTTTTATCTTTCCTATGATGGTTGGGCTGGCGGTGATTGCAGAACCTCTGGTAATCATTTTATTGACTGAAAAATGGTTGCCATGCGTTCCGTTCTTACAGATCTCCTGTGCTGCTTATGCTTTACTCCCGATTCATACGGCTAATCTTCAGGCAATTAATGCCTTAGGGCGAAGTGATATATTCCTAAAACTGGAAATTATTAAAAATGCAGTCAGCCTGGTGATTTTGGGGATCTCTCTTTTTTATGGTATTTATGCCATTGCGGCCGGAATGTTTTTTAGCAGTGTCGCCTCATCGTTTATAAATGCTTATCCTAACAAAATGCTGTTGGATTATAGTTATATGCAACAGATGAAAGACGTGATGCCTTCACTTCTATTGTCGGTGGTAATGGGGATAATTATTTACTTTGTTTCATGGTTCAATATGACGCCTGGATTAACCCTGATAATTCAGGTAACTATTGGGATTAGCTTTTATTTTGGGATGGCAAAATTATTAAATTTTGAATGCTTAACATATTTATTAGTAACCGGAAAAGAACTGCTGGTTAATCGAAATAAGCGCAAATAA
- a CDS encoding WbqC family protein, which produces MDISIMQPYLFPYIGYYQMINCSDCFVIADDVQFIKQGWIHRNRILLNGAPSMITLPLNKDSYVLKINERSFAIQEGTKGRSTFLNKIVNSYRKAPEFKTVYPLIETIINYDDNNVAKYLINSITEICAYLDIKTEMIIESSFKLSPELNYQDSVIYVCKELKANRYINSIGGMDLYSAEQFKKNGILLKFIKTRESLHYRQYYNTFVPNLSIIDVLMFNSLTQVKALLTEYDLIDGRG; this is translated from the coding sequence GTGGATATTTCAATAATGCAACCCTATCTATTCCCCTACATTGGGTATTATCAAATGATCAATTGTTCGGATTGTTTCGTTATTGCTGATGATGTGCAATTTATAAAACAAGGATGGATTCACAGAAACCGGATATTATTAAATGGAGCGCCGTCGATGATTACGCTGCCATTAAATAAAGATAGTTACGTCCTAAAAATCAATGAGCGCAGCTTCGCAATTCAGGAAGGAACAAAGGGGAGGTCTACCTTTCTGAATAAGATTGTGAATTCTTATCGTAAGGCACCGGAATTTAAAACGGTTTATCCACTTATTGAAACAATCATAAATTATGATGATAATAATGTGGCAAAATATTTAATAAATAGCATTACGGAAATTTGTGCATATCTGGATATTAAGACAGAGATGATCATCGAATCGAGTTTCAAGCTTTCACCTGAACTGAACTATCAGGATTCTGTTATCTACGTATGCAAAGAACTCAAAGCAAATCGTTATATAAATTCAATTGGTGGAATGGATCTTTATTCAGCAGAGCAATTTAAAAAAAACGGAATTCTTTTAAAGTTTATTAAAACGCGAGAATCGCTACACTATCGGCAGTATTACAATACATTTGTTCCCAATTTATCGATCATAGATGTGCTGATGTTTAATTCATTGACGCAGGTTAAAGCGCTACTAACGGAATATGATCTAATTGACGGCAGGGGCTAG
- a CDS encoding leucyl/phenylalanyl-tRNA--protein transferase — protein sequence MLKKIKFLLITMDKRFFKGIFKAFYTRHLQYRGKAYCLTNELYFPPHTSSNKNIRIGPAGELLAIGGDLTPERIIYAFKNGIYPSSLINQPILWWTSEIRCVLFPDQVHISKVMWRLIKHNSFYLTVDRAFIDVVNGCTESRENYTWLTPERRKSCCVLHDLGYKHSIEVWYNKKLVAGLFGFAFGSYFHISSMFTRINHASKFAMIALAIRLEELNYAILDCGTWPTDHLKSMGAVIIDRDQFLELLDQSIKAPEVIEDWESLFEDWDFCQAVKNHFVKNKHDTIS from the coding sequence GTGCTAAAAAAAATAAAATTTCTACTCATTACAATGGATAAACGCTTTTTTAAAGGCATTTTCAAAGCATTTTATACACGTCATTTACAGTACCGAGGAAAAGCATACTGTCTAACCAATGAATTATACTTTCCTCCTCATACATCTTCAAACAAGAACATACGTATTGGACCTGCTGGAGAATTATTGGCTATCGGTGGCGATTTAACTCCAGAACGAATTATTTACGCTTTTAAAAACGGAATCTATCCATCATCACTCATTAATCAGCCAATTCTCTGGTGGACATCAGAAATTCGTTGTGTGCTGTTTCCTGATCAGGTTCATATTTCAAAAGTTATGTGGCGACTAATCAAGCATAATAGTTTTTATCTGACGGTAGACAGAGCTTTTATTGACGTTGTAAATGGGTGCACTGAATCAAGAGAAAACTACACTTGGCTAACACCTGAACGTAGAAAATCCTGCTGTGTTTTGCATGACTTAGGTTACAAACACTCCATCGAAGTTTGGTATAACAAAAAACTGGTTGCCGGTTTGTTTGGATTCGCCTTTGGCTCCTATTTCCATATTTCCTCAATGTTTACACGAATTAATCACGCTTCAAAATTTGCAATGATCGCTCTAGCCATTCGACTGGAAGAATTGAATTATGCAATCCTGGACTGCGGAACTTGGCCAACTGATCACCTGAAAAGTATGGGCGCTGTCATTATTGATCGTGATCAGTTTCTTGAGCTGTTGGACCAAAGTATTAAGGCTCCTGAAGTCATCGAAGATTGGGAAAGCTTGTTTGAAGATTGGGACTTTTGCCAAGCCGTAAAAAACCACTTTGTCAAAAATAAGCATGATACAATTTCATAA
- a CDS encoding glycosyl hydrolase family 28-related protein, producing the protein MKKLSVFLVTLFVLFSAMPVNSAFAARVRPPRRPIRITQPVVTEPVVTEPVVTEPVVTEPVVTEPVVTEPIVTEPEVTEPTTPVSQEVSVKDFGAKGDGISDDTLAIQKAINEASSKNVTLLIPAATYVVTSQLEMKNNTKISGYGATLYMAPQQSTVANILWSNPDSYISNVTIEGLKLESQNTIAGAEYYANSMISNVQGMFFQGISNLTIKDVSMDSMYVGLKMGQSGSNRNQGVTVSNLNIDRTGMPVQVSGTNDLIMTDSILNANSGGTKWLHAAYIRGDNSNFLFNNVEFNNAPGGGIAVAGNDKFPTAPDHIVFENCRIKNSVVGMHVNTGANNVSISGLTIEGSSLGFKITDANNLNIKDVNISGAMPSTTDLGAFIINNSYQANIENVTVDANGMAGALFWLIGEVKDTNVSGMNVTNVDKIPLISANSASQTTNVVVENSSFEYNNIDKYGIGFRGVGSQAVLQNNTFVNNGAEYSYLIYNPEGTAIQVSDNSYSGFQSLTSSSDFSVATNNFNLLSAKVD; encoded by the coding sequence ATGAAAAAGTTATCTGTTTTTTTAGTCACACTATTTGTATTATTCAGTGCGATGCCAGTAAATTCAGCGTTTGCTGCCAGAGTTAGACCCCCAAGAAGACCGATTAGAATTACTCAACCGGTAGTGACAGAACCGGTAGTGACAGAACCGGTAGTGACAGAACCGGTAGTGACAGAACCGGTAGTCACAGAACCGGTAGTCACAGAACCGATAGTGACAGAACCAGAAGTTACAGAACCAACGACACCTGTCAGTCAGGAAGTCAGCGTCAAAGATTTTGGAGCGAAAGGGGATGGTATCAGCGATGATACCTTGGCCATTCAAAAAGCCATTAACGAGGCAAGCAGTAAAAATGTCACCTTGTTAATTCCGGCGGCAACCTATGTGGTTACGAGTCAATTGGAAATGAAGAACAATACAAAAATCAGCGGCTATGGTGCAACCTTGTACATGGCACCCCAGCAGTCAACAGTTGCCAATATTTTATGGTCAAATCCAGATTCGTATATTTCTAATGTAACGATCGAAGGATTGAAACTAGAATCTCAAAACACGATTGCAGGTGCCGAGTATTACGCAAACAGCATGATCAGCAACGTTCAGGGGATGTTTTTTCAGGGCATCAGTAACCTGACGATCAAAGATGTTTCGATGGATAGTATGTATGTAGGCTTAAAAATGGGACAATCTGGAAGCAACCGGAATCAGGGAGTTACTGTCAGCAACCTCAATATCGATAGAACTGGCATGCCTGTTCAGGTTTCTGGTACCAACGATTTAATCATGACAGATAGCATTCTGAATGCCAATTCTGGCGGAACGAAGTGGCTTCATGCAGCATACATCCGAGGCGATAACAGTAATTTCCTTTTTAACAATGTTGAATTTAATAATGCCCCTGGTGGCGGTATTGCAGTAGCTGGCAATGATAAATTCCCCACTGCACCCGATCATATTGTCTTTGAGAATTGTCGTATTAAAAACAGTGTTGTCGGTATGCACGTCAATACTGGTGCAAACAATGTGAGTATCTCAGGTTTAACCATCGAAGGAAGCAGTTTGGGGTTTAAGATAACGGATGCAAACAACCTGAATATCAAAGATGTAAACATTAGCGGTGCGATGCCATCAACTACTGATCTTGGTGCATTCATTATTAATAATAGTTATCAAGCAAATATAGAAAATGTTACAGTCGATGCCAATGGTATGGCAGGAGCCTTATTCTGGCTAATTGGTGAAGTAAAAGATACTAACGTTTCTGGAATGAATGTAACGAATGTGGATAAGATTCCCTTGATTAGTGCCAACAGCGCGTCTCAAACGACCAATGTTGTTGTAGAAAACTCCAGTTTTGAATATAACAATATCGATAAATACGGAATTGGTTTCAGAGGCGTTGGTTCACAAGCAGTGCTTCAAAACAATACCTTTGTAAATAACGGTGCTGAATATTCTTATCTGATCTACAATCCCGAAGGAACAGCTATTCAGGTATCTGACAATTCTTACAGCGGATTCCAAAGCTTGACTTCCAGCTCGGACTTTTCAGTAGCTACCAATAATTTCAACCTTCTGTCAGCAAAAGTTGACTAA
- a CDS encoding glycosyl hydrolase family 28-related protein has product MSYSLDHRAKKICVSVVVILLMLSSVFSSNVLAATIDTEATELPGVTYQTHIQNEGWSQGWMSSGELSGSEGKGYRLEGIKINLTGSVPSGLEIEYRTHVQNKGWEQEWATNGEFSGSEGEGFRLEGIQIRLTGENAANYSVKYRTHIQNEGWVQGWVSDGALSGSEGKSLRLEAIEIIIEKQSAGVANEPADPVVTDPVVTDPVVTDPGVTDPGVTDPGVTEPTPPVSQEVNVRDFGAKGDGVSDDTSAIQKAINEASSKNVTLTMPAATYMVTSQLELKNNTKISGYGATLYMAPQQSAVANILWSNPASYISNVTIEGLTLKSQNTIAGTDYYANSMISNVQGMFFQGISNLTIKDVAMDSMYVGIKMGQSGSTRNTGITISNLKIDKSGMPIQISGTNNFTMTDSVLNSSEGGTKWLHSAYIRGDNSHFYFGNVEFNNASGGGIAVAGNDKFPTAPDHIVFENCRIKNSVVGMHINTGANNVTIRGLSIEGSSLGFKIVNANNLSINDVNISGAIPSTSDIGAFSIGNSSQSNISNVTVDSTGMAGALFWLIGEVKDTNISGMDVTNVDKIPLISANSASKTTNVVVENSNFKYKSIDKYGIGFRGVGSQAVLRNNTFTNSGTAYSYLIYNPEGTSIQVSDNSYSGFQRLNASSDFSVVANNFNLLTAKVD; this is encoded by the coding sequence ATGAGTTATAGTTTGGATCATCGCGCAAAGAAAATTTGTGTAAGTGTGGTGGTAATCCTATTGATGTTAAGTAGCGTTTTTTCTTCGAACGTTTTAGCAGCAACCATCGATACCGAAGCGACTGAATTACCTGGAGTCACCTATCAGACCCATATACAAAATGAAGGTTGGTCACAGGGCTGGATGAGTAGTGGTGAACTCTCCGGTTCAGAAGGAAAGGGATATCGCCTCGAGGGAATAAAAATAAATCTGACTGGAAGCGTCCCCTCAGGGTTAGAAATTGAATATCGGACACATGTGCAAAATAAGGGATGGGAGCAGGAATGGGCTACAAACGGAGAATTTTCAGGATCTGAAGGCGAAGGATTTCGGCTGGAAGGAATCCAGATTAGATTAACCGGTGAGAATGCAGCAAATTATTCTGTTAAATACCGAACCCATATTCAAAATGAAGGTTGGGTTCAAGGTTGGGTGTCAGACGGGGCACTCTCAGGCTCGGAAGGAAAAAGTCTGCGCTTAGAGGCAATTGAAATCATCATTGAAAAGCAGTCAGCTGGAGTAGCCAACGAACCCGCAGACCCAGTGGTTACAGACCCAGTGGTTACAGACCCAGTGGTCACAGACCCAGGAGTCACAGACCCAGGAGTCACAGACCCAGGAGTCACAGAACCAACCCCACCAGTGAGTCAGGAAGTCAACGTCAGAGATTTTGGTGCGAAAGGCGATGGTGTCAGTGATGATACATCAGCGATACAAAAAGCCATTAACGAGGCAAGTAGTAAAAATGTAACCTTAACAATGCCTGCTGCAACCTATATGGTTACGAGTCAACTGGAATTAAAGAATAATACAAAAATTAGCGGCTATGGCGCGACTTTATACATGGCGCCCCAGCAGTCAGCAGTTGCAAATATTCTATGGTCGAATCCCGCATCATATATTTCAAACGTAACCATTGAAGGATTGACACTAAAATCTCAAAACACGATCGCTGGAACCGATTATTATGCAAACAGCATGATCAGTAATGTGCAGGGGATGTTTTTTCAGGGGATCAGTAACCTGACGATCAAAGATGTCGCTATGGACAGTATGTATGTTGGCATAAAAATGGGGCAATCTGGAAGTACTCGAAATACTGGAATTACCATCAGCAATCTGAAAATTGATAAATCTGGCATGCCGATTCAAATTTCAGGAACCAATAACTTTACGATGACAGACAGTGTTTTGAATTCGAGCGAGGGCGGAACAAAATGGTTACATTCGGCATACATCCGCGGTGATAACAGTCATTTTTACTTTGGAAATGTCGAGTTTAACAATGCTTCTGGAGGAGGAATTGCGGTGGCTGGCAATGACAAATTCCCTACCGCTCCTGATCATATCGTTTTTGAGAACTGTCGTATTAAAAACAGTGTCGTCGGTATGCACATCAATACCGGTGCGAATAACGTTACCATCAGAGGATTAAGCATCGAAGGCAGTAGTCTGGGATTCAAAATTGTAAATGCAAATAACTTAAGCATAAACGATGTAAATATCAGCGGAGCCATACCATCGACCTCCGATATTGGAGCGTTCAGCATTGGTAACAGTTCGCAGTCAAATATTTCAAATGTTACTGTCGACTCAACCGGTATGGCAGGAGCACTATTCTGGTTAATCGGAGAAGTAAAGGATACAAATATTTCTGGCATGGACGTAACGAATGTGGATAAAATTCCTTTAATAAGTGCTAACAGCGCATCAAAAACGACCAACGTCGTTGTTGAAAATTCAAACTTTAAATACAAAAGCATTGATAAATATGGCATCGGATTCAGAGGCGTGGGATCGCAGGCAGTCCTTCGAAATAATACCTTTACGAACAGTGGTACGGCGTATTCTTATTTGATTTACAACCCGGAAGGAACGTCAATTCAAGTATCTGATAATTCGTATAGCGGATTTCAGCGGTTGAATGCCAGTTCTGATTTCTCGGTAGTTGCCAACAACTTTAACCTTTTGACAGCAAAAGTTGACTAG
- a CDS encoding GDP-mannose 4,6-dehydratase yields MKILITGVAGFIGFHLANLMLRQNHQIVGVDNLNDYYEQSLKKDRLAILEAHKQFLFYKADLKDKPSVDKIFETHRPEYVINLAAQAGVRFSISNPYAYLDSNLIGFMNVLEACRNYPVRHLIYASSSSVYGGNKVVPFSTNHNVDHPVSLYCELCI; encoded by the coding sequence ATGAAGATACTAATTACTGGGGTAGCAGGCTTTATTGGTTTTCATTTGGCGAATTTAATGCTTAGACAGAATCATCAAATTGTAGGCGTTGATAATCTGAACGATTATTATGAACAATCGTTAAAGAAAGATCGATTAGCAATTTTGGAAGCACATAAACAATTTTTATTTTACAAGGCTGATTTAAAAGATAAGCCTTCAGTTGATAAGATTTTTGAAACACATCGTCCAGAGTATGTAATTAATTTGGCAGCCCAGGCGGGAGTTCGTTTTTCGATTAGCAATCCCTATGCCTATCTTGATTCAAATCTCATCGGATTTATGAATGTACTTGAAGCATGTCGCAATTACCCGGTTAGGCATCTAATATATGCTTCGTCAAGTTCTGTTTATGGTGGAAATAAAGTTGTGCCATTTTCTACGAACCATAATGTTGATCATCCGGTTTCCCTTTATTGTGAACTTTGCATCTAG
- a CDS encoding transposase: MYYDYTVKIPLVRGKIITKKKGDSTYVLFQYGQQYNVEKKYAIPQRTIIGKIHSDNHDVMYPNEKFQDYFPEVTLPEELPDSYRSCALKIGSYAVIQKVLQEYKLENLLNTWFPKDCGLLLDLMAYLIVDEENAGQYYPDFAFNHPLFSEGMRIYSDSKVSRFLKSVTREQIIGFLNDWNKKRDHKQCIYISYDSTNKNCQAGDIDLIEYGKAKDEKGLPVFNLALAFDKTNRVPLFYEEYPGSITDVSQFEYMVDKVKEYNYKSVGFILDRGYFSKANIKYMEDNGYSFIIMVKGRKNLXSELITANRNTFETDRECAIRSYRVYGKTVLAKLYEDDNTLRYFHLYFNPSKQAAEREQLEQLIERLGLYLEKHIGKDITLGNVYHEYFDLRYNNKHALVSYTEKKDVVRKKLEQCGYFCIITSTEMTVSQALIHYKGRDISEKLFSTDKSFIGSKSNRVHTSESLSAKLFIEFIALIVRNRIYNLLKETMLRLDTKPNYMTVPAALRELEKIEMVRRSKDHYRLDHAVTKRQKVILSSFGMDENNIRDIASGIGNLLSKNQSLMTNTDSQNEEEYDDGADEIDNFD; this comes from the coding sequence ATGTACTACGATTACACAGTCAAAATCCCTTTGGTTAGGGGCAAGATAATCACCAAGAAAAAGGGCGATTCAACTTATGTCCTTTTTCAATACGGCCAACAATACAATGTCGAAAAGAAATATGCCATACCCCAACGTACCATCATCGGAAAGATTCATTCAGATAATCATGATGTCATGTATCCGAACGAGAAATTTCAAGATTACTTTCCGGAGGTTACCCTTCCAGAAGAACTGCCGGATTCTTATCGAAGCTGCGCTTTGAAGATTGGTTCATATGCGGTAATCCAAAAGGTTCTCCAAGAATATAAGTTAGAGAATCTTCTGAATACATGGTTTCCAAAAGACTGTGGATTACTACTCGATCTAATGGCATATCTGATTGTTGATGAAGAAAATGCAGGCCAGTACTATCCTGATTTTGCATTTAACCACCCACTGTTTTCGGAGGGAATGAGGATATACAGCGATTCAAAAGTAAGCCGGTTCCTTAAATCAGTTACTCGGGAACAGATTATTGGCTTCCTAAATGACTGGAACAAAAAACGTGATCATAAACAATGCATTTACATTTCGTATGATTCAACAAACAAGAACTGCCAAGCCGGTGATATTGATCTTATAGAATACGGCAAAGCGAAGGATGAAAAAGGACTTCCAGTGTTTAATCTTGCATTAGCATTTGATAAGACCAACCGAGTTCCGCTATTTTATGAGGAATATCCAGGTTCAATAACCGATGTTTCCCAGTTTGAGTATATGGTAGACAAGGTGAAAGAGTACAATTATAAATCGGTCGGTTTTATTCTGGACAGAGGATATTTCAGCAAAGCCAATATAAAATACATGGAAGATAATGGTTACTCCTTCATCATCATGGTTAAAGGCCGTAAAAATCTCRTATCTGAGCTGATAACAGCGAACCGAAATACATTTGAAACTGATCGTGAGTGTGCTATCCGTTCATACAGAGTTTATGGAAAAACAGTTTTAGCTAAGTTGTATGAGGACGATAATACTCTTAGATATTTCCATTTATACTTCAACCCTTCCAAACAGGCTGCTGAGAGAGAACAGCTGGAGCAACTGATTGAAAGACTTGGATTGTATTTGGAAAAACATATTGGAAAAGATATCACACTTGGGAACGTATATCACGAATATTTTGACCTTCGCTATAACAACAAGCATGCGCTTGTCTCGTATACAGAAAAAAAGGATGTCGTTCGGAAAAAGTTGGAGCAATGCGGTTATTTCTGCATTATCACCTCTACTGAAATGACTGTATCACAGGCACTTATCCATTACAAAGGTCGGGATATCTCTGAAAAACTATTCAGCACGGACAAATCGTTTATTGGGTCTAAAAGCAACCGGGTTCACACTTCCGAATCATTGTCTGCAAAGCTGTTTATCGAATTTATTGCACTGATTGTCCGTAACAGAATCTACAACCTCTTGAAGGAAACGATGCTTCGATTAGATACAAAACCGAATTATATGACGGTGCCTGCGGCGCTTCGCGAACTGGAAAAAATCGAAATGGTTAGACGGAGTAAAGACCATTATCGGCTTGATCACGCCGTAACCAAACGGCAGAAGGTTATTCTAAGTTCATTCGGCATGGACGAGAATAATATTCGTGATATTGCAAGCGGAATCGGCAATCTATTGTCGAAGAACCAGTCGCTGATGACAAATACAGATAGCCAGAATGAGGAGGAATACGACGATGGCGCGGACGAAATCGATAACTTCGATTGA
- a CDS encoding DUF4315 family protein, which translates to MARTKSITSIETEITRINSELTKLQEKQEALSDRLLELQKQKKEHEAKQVMEAFQKSGKSLQELMTFLDV; encoded by the coding sequence ATGGCGCGGACGAAATCGATAACTTCGATTGAAACTGAAATTACAAGAATAAATAGTGAGCTAACAAAACTTCAAGAAAAACAGGAGGCTCTATCGGACAGATTGTTGGAACTTCAAAAGCAAAAGAAGGAACACGAGGCCAAACAAGTAATGGAGGCTTTCCAAAAAAGTGGCAAAAGCTTGCAGGAGCTGATGACATTTTTAGATGTCTGA
- a CDS encoding NAD-dependent epimerase/dehydratase family protein, with amino-acid sequence MAHTYSHLYNIPTTGLRFFTVYGPYGRPDMAYFSFVKDILSGTPIKVFNHGEMKRDFTYVDDIVRSISQLIDKIPIANENWDERVDDLSTSFAPYKIYNIGNNSPVDLMHFITILEDQLGMKAEKIFMEMQPGDVLITYADVSDLEKDIGFKPSTSIEKGLAQFVKWYKSYYKINK; translated from the coding sequence ATGGCACATACATACAGCCATTTATATAATATTCCAACAACGGGATTGCGGTTTTTCACGGTCTATGGACCGTATGGAAGACCGGACATGGCTTATTTTTCCTTCGTTAAGGATATCTTGTCAGGAACACCGATAAAGGTTTTTAATCACGGTGAAATGAAAAGGGACTTTACTTATGTAGACGATATTGTACGGAGTATCAGCCAATTAATTGATAAAATTCCCATTGCCAATGAGAATTGGGATGAACGCGTAGATGATTTAAGCACAAGTTTTGCACCGTATAAGATCTATAATATCGGAAATAACAGTCCGGTAGATTTAATGCACTTCATTACGATCTTAGAAGATCAACTGGGGATGAAAGCGGAAAAAATATTTATGGAGATGCAACCAGGTGATGTGTTGATAACCTATGCGGATGTCAGCGATCTTGAGAAAGATATTGGTTTTAAACCGAGTACAAGTATTGAAAAGGGTTTGGCTCAGTTTGTGAAATGGTATAAATCATATTACAAGATCAATAAATAA